The proteins below come from a single Argentina anserina chromosome 1, drPotAnse1.1, whole genome shotgun sequence genomic window:
- the LOC126787277 gene encoding probable disease resistance protein At5g66900, giving the protein MALIGGEGFSVTFWTLCDSVKQVKDALMIKSQLGDIKSTLDSLEPLIKEMADCGKELGDQGEELESLRVKMEEGVEIIRKCSKVSRFKKYKYGNRLVELSKALQRLLGILKVQGIRDVKKALVSVRNVGNVVQRIEENRVIQNNQSAKIQGWCAVTEPPTITVGLDVPLRELKMKLFTDGVSMVILTAPGGCGKTTLAAKLCQDAEIKDTFKSNVFFVTVSNKPNLVLIVQELHHRTGAVVPDIQSEVTAVSWLQQFLKQTGQSPMLLVLDDVWTGSEFILEKFDDLKMTDYKILVTSRFAFPRFGSPYHLECLSNADAMALFHHAASLGDRSSYISADLSQKIVERCMGFPLAITVLGRSLCGQPTEIWEKRVLEWSKGSSVLETEHDLLNCLQSSLDDLNEEKPLIGKCFIDLGLFPEDNRIPAAVLIDMWAELYDIHEDISSVINLYELANRSLVNLVLTRKDSKDSDGYYSEHFVTQHDMLRELAIQQMSQESLQQRMRLSIDICGDNLPMWWKEQNYQSFIARLVLISTDEEFSSTWKNLELPEAEVLILNFHTKYYALPEFMKKMDKLKTLVLTSYSTSPTELNNAQLVDSVPSIKRIRLERISIPSISRYPIQLKSLKKISLFMCSIGQGFGNGSMHISEAFPNLVEMNIDYCNDLVELPHQLCDLIQLKKLSVTNSHKLSALPEDIGNLVNLELLRLRCCTDLSELPSSIRNLKKLNLFDISDCVSIKELPEDIGELCNLERLNMQQCSRLNELPSSVLDLARLKEVTCDEETEILWEPFLPYLTNMHVKVVKEEINLNWLHMSHF; this is encoded by the exons A TGGCATTGATCGGAGGAGAAGGTTTCTCAGTTACGTTTTGGACGCTGTGTGATTCTGTTAAGCAGGTGAAGGATGCACTCATGATCAAATCCCAGCTGGGGGATATCAAGTCCACTTTGGATTCTTTGGAGCCACTGATCAAAGAGATGGCAGATTGTGGGAAGGAATTGGGTGATCAAGGGGAGGAACTCGAGAGTCTTAGAGTGAAAATGGAAGAGGGAGTTGAGATTATTCGCAAGTGCTCGAAAGTGAGTAGGTTCAAGAAGTATAAGTATGGCAACAGACTTGTTGAATTGAGCAAGGCACTTCAGAGGCTGTTGgggatactgaaagtgcaggGCATAAGGGATGTGAAGAAGGCTTTGGTTTCGGTGAGGAACGTTGGGAATGTGGTGCAGAGGATTGAAGAGAATCGTGTGATACAGAACAATCAGTCTGCGAAAATTCAAGGGTGGTGTGCTGTAACTGAGCCTCCTACGATTACTGTTGGATTGGATGTGCCTCTCAgagaattgaagatgaagctCTTTACTGACGGAGTTTCAATGGTGATACTTACTGCTCCTGGAGGATGTGGCAAAACTACCCTGGCTGCAAAGTTGTGCCAAGATGCAGAAATCAAAG ATACATTCAAGAGCAATGTCTTCTTTGTTACTGTTTCAAATAAGCCCAACTTAGTCCTCATTGTACAAGAGCTACATCATCGAACGGGTGCCGTAGTCCCTGACATTCAAAGTGAAGTAACAGCAGTCAGCTGGCTGCAGCAATTTTTGAAGCAAACAGGACAAAGTCCTATGTTGTTAGTCCTGGATGATGTCTGGACTGGATCAGAATTCATTCTTGAGAAGTTTGATGACCTAAAAATGACAGATTACAAGATATTGGTAACATCAAGGTTTGCTTTTCCAAGATTTGGTTCACCATATCATTTAGAATGTTTGAGCAATGCAGATGCAATGGCACTTTTCCACCATGCAGCATCTTTAGGAGACAGGAGCTCCTATATATCAGCAGATCTTTCGCAAAAG ATAGTAGAACGTTGTATGGGATTTCCACTTGCAATTACAGTTCTTGGACGATCACTCTGTGGGCAGCCAACAGAGATTTGGGAAAAAAGAGTACTGGAATGGTCTAAAGGTTCTTCCGTTCTTGAAACTGAACATGATTTGCTTAATTGCCTCCAAAGTAGCTTAGATGATTTGAATGAAGAGAAGCCTCTCATTGGAAAATGCTTCATagaccttggtttatttccCGAAGATAATAGAATCCCTGCTGCTGTCCTCATTGATATGTGGGCAGAGTTATATGACATACATGAAGATATTTCGTCTGTTATAAACCTCTATGAACTTGCCAATAGGAGTTTGGTTAATCTGGTACTCACAAG GAAGGACAGCAAGGATAGCGATGGCTATTACAGTGAACACTTCGTTACACAACATGACATGCTGAGGGAGCTGGCTATCCAACAGATGAGTCAGGAATCACTACAACAGAGAATGAGACTGTCAATCGACATATGCGGAGACAACCTTCCTATGTGGTGGAAAGAACAAAACTATCAATCCTTCATTGCACGCCTTGTATTAATCTCGACAG ACGAAGAGTTCTCATCCACATGGAAAAACTTGGAACTACCAGAAGCAgaggttttgattttgaattttcataccaaatattATGCCTTACCTGAGTTCATGAAGAAAATGGATAAACTGAAGACTCTTGTACTCACAAGTTACAGTACCAGTCCTACTGAGTTGAATAACGCTCAACTCGTTGATTCGGTACCAAGTATAAAGAGAATCAGATTGGAGCGAATTTCAATTCCTTCAATTAGCAGGTATCCTATACAGTTGAAAAGTTTGAAAAAGATTTCTCTATTCATGTGTAGCATTGGCCAAGGTTTTGGTAACGGTTCCATGCATATATCAGAGGCGTTCCCGAATCTTGTTGAAATGAATATTGATTACTGCAATGATCTGGTGGAGTTGCCTCACCAACTATGTGACCTTATTCAACTCAAGAAACTCAGTGTCACCAATTCTCATAAGCTCTCTGCCTTACCCGAAGACATTGGAAATCTTGTAAATTTAGAGCTGCTGAGGCTTAGGTGCTGTACAGACTTATCAGAGTTACCCAGCTCCATAAGGAATCTCAAGAAGCTGAACTTGTTTGACATATCGGATTGCGTTAGCATCAAGGAATTGCCTGAAGACATTGGAGAACTTTGCAATTTAGAAAGGCTCAACATGCAACAGTGCTCGAGATTAAATGAGTTGCCATCTTCAGTCTTGGATCTCGCACGCTTGAAGGAAGTGACATGCGATGAAGAGACAGAAATCTTATGGGAACCCTTCTTACCGTATCTCACAAACATGCATGTAAAGGTTGTGAAAGAAGAAATCAACCTGAATTGGCTCCACATGTCTCATTTCTGA